The following are encoded in a window of Clostridium thermarum genomic DNA:
- a CDS encoding COG1361 S-layer family protein, translating into MKKLLHGLLIITFICFSVIGQPIARIAIAAPEGNDITVDHSVVQNGSNTIYKGEFKLRLILNNENKAILKNVSVQINSSGDSSFSVTRGSSIINIGDFDPEKVSISSDEITLIYDGQDNTRLPIKVRYTKVTPAGGSEGEDSSTELEINTYLAINAVPNSSIKDPTPTDTSKYVPKLSVVSSSLPTGKPGETLTIPVQIKNTSYYHARNISVTPQFTEDSPFEVNALTTSQTISSLSPDSTWTANFNLKISFSAANKVYPLKLKFEFENYYNDSYTSETTIYVKVAGTASDPTSSKLMVKSFSWSAAAVTPGSSTDLSIVLANIGNASLKDIKLSLLGLKEEGFTVTGTSTSTFITSLDAGRETTVRFTLNASKSMTTGNYPIAVKLEYKEGSSKEVTTDEQQFFIPVEAGNLLETNSKLVIKDFSLSTTPVSAGGSTVLTIGLANIGNTNLSDVKISLLGLKEDGFTVVGSSASSFFTRLTAGQTTKVNFKLTASSKMTSGNYGIGIKLECKDGFSKEALTDEQQFFIPVVGKDAPEQTGKTVPKIILDQYSSNPTIVKAGENFELSMTFYNTSETKAVRNIKIFLTANESTTEGGNIFTPVNSSNTFYIDSIAPKGKVNKTLTLYTIPDAKQKTYTLTANLEYEDAEGTEYKATDLIGIPVAQDTKIETSEITLPPEAYAYQPFYVAFDFYNTGKTMLRNLMIKTEGDFDLQNASYFVGNFDVGSSDHYEAMVTPRAAGQVQGAVVISFEDPTGQKTEIRKDFTMNVMDMPVMPEPGMDPGMDPGVPVEGENKSILANPLVWSGAGVVVLAIIGLIVKKRITKKREAMTLDE; encoded by the coding sequence ATGAAAAAATTACTTCACGGTCTATTAATAATTACATTTATCTGTTTCAGTGTTATTGGACAGCCTATAGCCCGTATAGCTATAGCGGCTCCTGAAGGAAATGATATTACTGTCGATCATTCTGTAGTACAGAATGGCTCAAATACAATTTATAAGGGTGAATTTAAGTTAAGACTAATACTTAATAATGAAAATAAGGCAATACTTAAAAACGTGAGTGTTCAAATAAATTCATCAGGAGACTCCTCTTTTAGCGTTACTAGAGGTAGTTCGATTATAAATATAGGGGATTTTGATCCGGAAAAAGTCTCTATATCATCTGATGAGATTACATTAATATATGATGGGCAAGATAACACAAGACTTCCAATAAAGGTTAGGTATACCAAGGTTACCCCTGCAGGGGGCTCTGAGGGTGAAGATTCAAGCACAGAGCTGGAAATCAATACATACTTAGCTATTAACGCTGTTCCCAATAGCAGCATAAAGGACCCTACTCCCACTGATACCTCCAAGTATGTGCCAAAGCTTTCTGTTGTTTCCTCTTCATTACCCACAGGAAAGCCGGGAGAAACCCTAACAATTCCTGTACAGATAAAGAATACAAGCTATTATCACGCAAGAAATATTTCGGTAACACCACAGTTTACAGAGGATTCTCCATTTGAGGTAAATGCATTAACCACTAGTCAGACTATAAGTTCTCTGTCACCGGATAGTACTTGGACCGCAAACTTCAACCTGAAGATAAGCTTTTCTGCGGCTAATAAGGTATATCCTTTGAAGCTTAAGTTTGAGTTCGAAAACTACTATAATGACTCCTATACCTCAGAAACAACAATATACGTGAAGGTGGCAGGTACAGCTTCAGACCCAACCAGTTCAAAGCTTATGGTAAAGAGCTTTTCCTGGTCTGCTGCTGCAGTGACACCGGGAAGCAGTACAGATCTTTCTATAGTCCTCGCTAACATTGGAAATGCTTCTTTAAAAGATATTAAACTCTCCCTGTTAGGTTTGAAGGAAGAAGGCTTTACTGTAACAGGTACATCCACCAGTACCTTCATTACAAGTTTGGATGCAGGCCGAGAAACCACAGTCCGCTTTACTCTTAATGCTTCCAAAAGCATGACTACAGGCAATTATCCCATAGCTGTAAAGCTGGAATATAAGGAAGGCTCCTCGAAAGAGGTAACTACCGATGAACAGCAATTTTTCATTCCAGTTGAAGCAGGAAACCTTTTGGAGACTAATTCAAAGCTAGTAATAAAAGACTTTTCCTTATCTACTACTCCGGTTTCAGCAGGTGGAAGTACAGTACTGACCATAGGTCTTGCTAATATAGGAAATACAAATCTAAGTGACGTTAAGATCTCTCTGCTTGGCTTAAAAGAAGATGGCTTTACTGTAGTAGGATCCTCTGCCAGCAGCTTCTTTACACGGTTGACTGCAGGACAAACAACCAAGGTCAATTTTAAGCTTACTGCTTCCAGTAAAATGACCAGCGGAAACTATGGTATAGGTATTAAGCTTGAGTGTAAGGATGGTTTTTCAAAAGAAGCTCTTACAGATGAACAGCAATTTTTTATCCCTGTTGTAGGAAAGGATGCTCCTGAGCAAACCGGTAAGACTGTTCCAAAGATAATATTGGATCAGTACAGCAGTAATCCTACCATTGTTAAGGCCGGTGAGAATTTTGAATTAAGTATGACCTTCTACAACACCAGCGAAACAAAAGCTGTGAGAAACATCAAGATATTTTTAACAGCTAATGAAAGCACTACAGAAGGTGGCAATATATTTACTCCGGTTAACAGCAGTAATACTTTCTACATAGATAGTATAGCCCCTAAGGGAAAAGTTAATAAAACACTTACTCTTTATACTATTCCCGATGCAAAACAAAAGACCTATACCCTCACTGCAAATCTTGAATATGAGGACGCCGAAGGTACTGAATATAAAGCAACTGACCTAATAGGTATACCTGTAGCTCAAGACACTAAGATTGAAACCAGTGAAATTACATTACCGCCGGAAGCATACGCCTATCAGCCTTTTTATGTTGCCTTCGACTTCTATAACACTGGAAAAACTATGCTTAGAAACCTTATGATTAAGACAGAAGGTGATTTTGATCTTCAAAATGCCAGCTACTTTGTGGGCAACTTTGATGTAGGCTCCAGTGATCACTATGAGGCTATGGTAACACCAAGAGCTGCAGGTCAGGTTCAAGGAGCTGTGGTAATAAGCTTTGAAGATCCAACAGGACAGAAGACAGAAATAAGAAAAGACTTCACCATGAATGTTATGGATATGCCTGTAATGCCTGAGCCGGGTATGGATCCTGGTATGGATCCTGGTGTGCCTGTAGAGGGCGAAAATAAGAGTATTCTTGCAAATCCCCTTGTATGGAGTGGGGCAGGTGTGGTTGTTCTTGCCATAATCGGCTTAATTGTTAAAAAGAGGATTACAAAGAAAAGGGAGGCAATGACTCTGGATGAATAG
- a CDS encoding ABC transporter ATP-binding protein: MGDEKVVALNDVSFAIEKGEFCCLLGTSGSGKSTLLNLMAGLEKPTRGEVLIKGKHIEKMTEKQLAVFRRNYVGFVFQSYNLLPTLTALENVSLPLVFKGIPKSIRDKRAFEMLKAVGLEKRLKHKPNQMSGGQQQRVSIARAFISKPEIVFADEPTGNLDSKTTIEVMNLITTISRKNNQTLIIVTHDIEIAEYADKIIHVKDGNIEKIVEVKKNKGDAI; the protein is encoded by the coding sequence ATGGGTGATGAAAAAGTTGTAGCTTTAAACGATGTGAGCTTTGCTATAGAAAAGGGCGAGTTCTGTTGCTTGCTTGGAACTTCCGGTTCTGGTAAGTCTACTCTGCTGAATTTAATGGCAGGCTTAGAGAAACCTACAAGAGGAGAAGTCTTAATTAAAGGTAAGCACATAGAAAAGATGACAGAGAAACAGTTGGCAGTTTTCAGAAGAAACTATGTAGGCTTTGTATTTCAATCCTATAATCTTCTTCCTACCTTAACGGCTCTTGAGAATGTCAGTCTTCCTTTAGTATTTAAAGGTATACCCAAATCTATAAGGGATAAAAGGGCTTTCGAAATGTTAAAGGCCGTGGGACTTGAAAAAAGATTAAAACATAAGCCAAACCAAATGAGCGGCGGTCAGCAGCAAAGGGTGAGTATAGCCAGGGCCTTTATCAGCAAGCCGGAAATAGTTTTTGCCGATGAACCCACAGGGAACCTGGATTCTAAGACAACCATAGAGGTTATGAATCTTATAACCACCATATCTAGAAAAAATAATCAGACACTTATTATTGTTACTCACGATATAGAGATAGCAGAATACGCGGACAAAATTATACACGTCAAAGATGGAAACATTGAAAAAATAGTGGAAGTAAAAAAGAATAAAGGGGATGCAATTTAA
- a CDS encoding ABC transporter ATP-binding protein, with protein sequence MNVLEVNGVHKKLGRREIIKGISFSIKEGEIFGFLGPNGAGKTTTIRMLVGLIRPDRGSIKICGHDITKNTEKALSKIGAVVENPEMYTYLTGRENLNMVADLRGLDRKVVDEIVEVVNLQGRIDDKVKKYSLGMKQRLGLAAALMSKPKLLILDEPTNGLDPTGILDFREIVKKAARATNTSVFISSHILSEVQQLCDVVAFINHGEIKSVESITGGQAKNETETLVIVTKDRDKSQSIMKNMKSVREVKRDEAGFTVTAEKEAACDIIRELVTQGVDIYEVYRKYNQLEQRYMELVEGGKRG encoded by the coding sequence ATGAATGTATTAGAGGTTAATGGAGTTCACAAGAAACTCGGCAGAAGAGAAATAATAAAGGGTATCAGTTTCTCTATTAAAGAAGGAGAAATCTTTGGCTTTCTAGGTCCCAACGGAGCCGGAAAGACCACTACCATTAGAATGCTGGTAGGTCTAATAAGGCCCGACAGAGGAAGCATAAAAATCTGCGGCCATGATATTACAAAGAATACTGAAAAGGCCTTAAGTAAAATTGGTGCTGTAGTTGAAAACCCGGAAATGTATACATATCTTACGGGGAGAGAAAATTTGAATATGGTGGCAGATCTCAGGGGCTTGGACAGAAAAGTTGTAGATGAAATAGTTGAAGTAGTTAATTTACAGGGACGAATCGACGATAAGGTAAAAAAATATTCCTTAGGAATGAAACAAAGATTGGGACTTGCTGCAGCCCTTATGTCAAAGCCCAAACTGCTGATACTGGACGAACCTACAAATGGGCTGGATCCAACAGGAATATTGGACTTTAGAGAAATAGTCAAGAAGGCTGCCAGAGCAACAAACACATCAGTATTTATATCTTCACATATTTTAAGTGAAGTGCAGCAGCTTTGTGATGTAGTAGCCTTTATTAATCACGGAGAGATAAAGTCCGTAGAAAGTATTACAGGGGGTCAGGCAAAAAATGAGACAGAAACCCTGGTAATAGTTACAAAGGATCGGGATAAGAGTCAAAGCATCATGAAGAACATGAAGTCTGTAAGGGAAGTAAAGCGGGACGAAGCCGGATTTACTGTAACAGCTGAGAAGGAAGCTGCCTGTGATATTATAAGAGAACTGGTGACTCAAGGGGTTGATATTTATGAGGTATACAGGAAGTACAATCAGCTTGAACAAAGATATATGGAGCTGGTAGAAGGGGGTAAAAGAGGATGA
- a CDS encoding ABC transporter permease subunit encodes MIRLFKIETFKLFKRTKTWVVIIAFILLTALLAYGSYRDTQNAKRYNSPEARLANLEDHLKYLESERDVIPEEYKDDEAKIQEYKSMYEQQINDVKTEMARIKTTIEQRNNSNWREINENRIKELEDQIKDLESLPDKGGSSITYLQEELDQLKYLQQHDIKPMEDYDFNAIKFIIQLVQILGEVFLVIGIAVFAADVVSGEATPPTMKLLLTQPISRAKVLFSKFLSINIASIVCILGAELIAFVVVGLIFGFGETSYPMFVGAQYKFDTTQLVENGTYPLMLIAGSKYIIPAWQYVVKLLLLQALFVIVCTSVVFLISTLVKASMVSMGISVVSSIASLIVFSAFSGLRKFARFVFVMFGNVENILTGRFAERFNNPNVNFSYIMIMFVVWIVGSYIISHVVFTKKDILI; translated from the coding sequence ATGATAAGATTATTTAAGATAGAAACCTTTAAACTTTTTAAAAGGACTAAGACCTGGGTGGTAATAATCGCATTCATACTACTGACGGCATTATTAGCCTATGGATCCTACAGGGATACACAAAATGCAAAGAGGTACAATAGTCCGGAGGCTAGATTGGCTAATCTGGAAGACCACTTAAAGTACCTGGAATCCGAGAGAGATGTAATACCGGAAGAGTATAAGGATGACGAAGCTAAAATCCAAGAATATAAAAGTATGTATGAGCAGCAGATAAATGATGTCAAAACTGAAATGGCAAGGATAAAAACTACTATTGAACAAAGAAATAATTCCAATTGGCGGGAAATAAATGAAAACAGAATCAAGGAGTTGGAAGATCAGATAAAAGACCTTGAAAGTTTACCGGATAAGGGTGGCAGTAGTATAACATATCTACAGGAGGAACTTGATCAACTTAAATACCTGCAGCAGCATGATATAAAGCCCATGGAAGACTATGATTTTAATGCCATAAAATTTATAATACAGTTAGTACAAATATTGGGAGAAGTATTTTTAGTTATTGGAATAGCAGTATTTGCAGCAGATGTTGTATCCGGAGAGGCAACTCCTCCAACCATGAAATTGCTGCTTACTCAGCCGATTTCAAGAGCAAAAGTCCTATTTTCAAAATTCTTATCAATCAACATAGCTTCAATTGTCTGCATTTTAGGAGCGGAACTAATAGCCTTCGTAGTAGTTGGACTTATCTTTGGTTTTGGTGAGACAAGTTATCCGATGTTCGTGGGAGCCCAATATAAGTTTGACACTACTCAGCTTGTGGAAAATGGAACCTACCCACTGATGCTTATAGCAGGTTCAAAATATATAATACCGGCTTGGCAGTATGTAGTTAAACTTTTACTGCTGCAGGCACTGTTTGTAATAGTATGTACTTCGGTTGTATTCCTAATATCTACCCTGGTGAAGGCAAGTATGGTATCTATGGGTATAAGCGTTGTTTCCTCAATAGCTTCTTTAATTGTGTTTTCGGCCTTCAGCGGACTAAGGAAGTTCGCCCGCTTTGTGTTTGTAATGTTCGGCAATGTAGAAAACATATTGACTGGACGGTTTGCGGAAAGGTTTAACAATCCAAATGTTAACTTTAGCTATATCATGATTATGTTTGTTGTATGGATAGTTGGTAGCTACATCATATCTCATGTGGTATTTACTAAGAAAGACATATTGATATAA
- a CDS encoding aspartate/glutamate racemase family protein: MLISGLNKKARSITKVGLLGTKFTMEQDFYKKRLLVEHNIETIIPEPDDIDTIHKIIFKELVFGTIKEESKKAYLRIIDKLMIRGAQGVILGCTEIPLLINEENCMVPVFDTTYLHEEQAVKLALK; the protein is encoded by the coding sequence GTGTTAATCAGTGGTCTTAATAAAAAGGCAAGGTCCATAACTAAAGTAGGATTACTGGGAACAAAATTCACAATGGAACAGGACTTTTACAAGAAAAGATTATTGGTGGAGCATAATATAGAGACAATAATCCCTGAGCCGGATGATATAGACACAATACATAAAATTATATTCAAGGAACTGGTTTTTGGCACAATAAAAGAAGAGTCTAAAAAAGCTTATTTACGAATAATAGACAAGCTTATGATCAGAGGGGCTCAAGGCGTTATACTTGGATGTACTGAGATTCCGCTGCTTATCAATGAAGAAAATTGTATGGTTCCTGTTTTTGACACCACCTATCTTCATGAAGAGCAAGCAGTAAAATTAGCATTAAAATAA
- the sfsA gene encoding DNA/RNA nuclease SfsA — MLISKKVVKAKFIRRPNRFKAYVYLNDEEIVVHVPNTGRCREILTVGTTVLLREENNPLRKTPYDLIAGYKGDVLISIDSQVPNKVVEEALKLKKVDNFKDFDLVEREKTFGNSRFDFKLTDTHQNREYYLEVKGVTLERDGMAMFPDAPTERGAKHLRELVEVIKAGKGAGVLFVIQIEGIKQFRPNDEMDKHFGDALRYAHQNGVDVYAYNCTVTENSITLKNEVQVIL, encoded by the coding sequence ATGTTGATAAGTAAAAAAGTTGTCAAAGCTAAGTTTATAAGAAGACCAAATAGATTTAAGGCCTATGTGTATTTAAATGATGAAGAAATAGTGGTGCACGTACCTAATACCGGCAGGTGTAGAGAGATATTAACAGTGGGAACTACTGTACTGCTGAGAGAAGAGAATAATCCCCTAAGAAAAACACCCTATGACTTAATCGCCGGATATAAGGGAGATGTGTTGATAAGTATTGATTCACAAGTTCCCAATAAAGTTGTGGAAGAGGCATTAAAACTTAAAAAGGTGGATAATTTTAAAGACTTTGATTTAGTTGAGAGAGAAAAAACCTTTGGAAACAGTCGATTTGATTTTAAGTTAACTGATACGCACCAAAATAGAGAATATTATCTGGAGGTTAAGGGAGTCACCTTAGAGAGAGATGGTATGGCCATGTTCCCTGATGCACCTACAGAAAGAGGGGCCAAGCATCTAAGGGAATTGGTAGAGGTGATAAAGGCAGGTAAGGGGGCAGGTGTATTGTTTGTGATCCAAATAGAGGGTATAAAGCAGTTCAGACCAAATGATGAGATGGATAAGCATTTTGGAGATGCCCTAAGATATGCTCACCAAAATGGTGTTGATGTATATGCCTATAATTGCACAGTTACCGAAAATTCAATTACATTAAAAAATGAAGTGCAGGTTATACTATAA
- a CDS encoding NAD(+) diphosphatase, producing the protein MKFKFCPKCGGELVEKYSWDEGGVPYCPFDNIMYFDTPKPCVIVAVIKDTDILLLKQSYIYENSKVLVSGYVCNGETVEETVYREVKEETGITVDSIKYLGSEYLASKEILMLTFMAKYVEGDINKSAEVEWVSWSCLEDALCEMNEDEIGKRVVRKVLKELNYKGERAFRCENNICCIDE; encoded by the coding sequence ATGAAATTCAAGTTTTGTCCTAAATGTGGTGGGGAATTGGTGGAAAAGTATAGTTGGGATGAAGGCGGGGTTCCATACTGTCCTTTTGACAATATAATGTATTTTGATACTCCCAAGCCCTGTGTCATCGTTGCAGTAATTAAGGATACGGATATTTTGCTGTTAAAGCAAAGCTACATATATGAAAACTCAAAGGTGCTGGTATCAGGTTATGTTTGTAATGGAGAGACAGTAGAAGAGACTGTATACAGGGAAGTAAAAGAGGAGACAGGTATCACTGTGGATTCTATAAAGTATTTAGGCAGCGAATATCTGGCTTCCAAGGAAATACTGATGCTCACTTTTATGGCCAAGTATGTAGAAGGTGATATCAACAAATCTGCTGAGGTTGAGTGGGTGAGCTGGAGCTGCTTAGAGGACGCCCTCTGTGAAATGAATGAGGATGAGATCGGTAAAAGAGTTGTAAGAAAAGTATTAAAGGAATTAAATTACAAAGGTGAGCGGGCCTTTAGATGTGAAAATAATATATGCTGCATAGATGAGTAA
- a CDS encoding hydrolase — translation MPKYVPEVKVNLRSHIIEVPSIIREASGIKVFGKRLKSFIFTTDVAIIRNNNADAVIAVYPFTPQPIITQVLVESADVPIFCGVGGGTTTGKRVVNLALDAEFKGAMGVVVNSPTSNEIIRLMRDTIDIPIIVTVVSEYEDVKARIDAGVNILNVSAAKRTPYIVRKIRDQFPEFPIIATGGPTEESIAETIAAGANAITYTPPTSGQVMSNLMNKYRAIYKSESEE, via the coding sequence ATGCCAAAGTACGTTCCTGAAGTAAAGGTAAACTTAAGAAGTCATATTATAGAGGTACCTTCGATTATAAGAGAGGCTAGCGGTATAAAAGTATTTGGCAAAAGGCTTAAATCCTTCATATTTACTACTGATGTTGCCATAATCAGAAATAACAATGCAGATGCTGTAATTGCAGTATATCCTTTTACTCCACAACCCATTATAACTCAGGTTCTTGTAGAGTCAGCGGATGTACCCATATTCTGTGGGGTAGGGGGAGGAACAACTACCGGAAAAAGAGTAGTAAACTTAGCCTTAGATGCAGAATTTAAAGGGGCTATGGGAGTTGTTGTGAATAGTCCTACTTCTAATGAGATAATAAGGTTGATGCGGGATACTATAGACATTCCTATAATTGTGACAGTGGTTTCTGAATACGAAGACGTAAAAGCCAGAATAGATGCCGGAGTTAACATACTAAATGTATCTGCTGCCAAAAGGACACCATACATAGTTAGAAAGATAAGAGATCAGTTCCCGGAGTTCCCTATAATAGCTACCGGAGGCCCCACTGAGGAAAGTATTGCAGAAACCATAGCTGCAGGTGCAAATGCAATAACCTATACACCACCTACTTCTGGGCAGGTGATGAGCAATTTAATGAACAAGTACAGAGCTATCTACAAGAGTGAATCGGAAGAGTAA
- a CDS encoding carboxypeptidase M32 codes for MELQNKIQEFKNYLRKIEYLGNALALADWDMRVYMPKKGVDSRSEMISYISGEIYKLQTSDEMREYLEYFEGVEGLDEVTRAMVKNCRKNYDQTKKIPEERYREFVKVASKSGMAWEEAKEKGDFSIFQPCLEKVVDFKREFIGYWGYKGDKYNTLLDLYEPGITVEKLDEVFGKLRDGIVNILEKIKESKGEIKSDFFNKHFPKEQQEAFSVMILKKLGYDFDAGRLDESVHPFTTDFGNKDVRITTHYYENEFRSALFSCIHEGGHGIYEQDIPDELEGTLLDTGASMGIHESQSRFYENIIGRSLEFWKYFYPEAQKSFSQFEGVSLEDFYKGINKVKPSLIRTEADELTYSLHVIIRYEIEKELVNGRVEVKDLPEIWNEKYKEYLGVEPSNDSEGVLQDVHWSDGSFGYFPSYALGNLYGAQFLNKMLKDIPDFYGKIEAGDFKAIHRWLIENVHKHGAVYEPAELIKKVTGEELKADYFIEYLYNKYSKIYNF; via the coding sequence ATGGAACTACAGAATAAGATACAGGAATTTAAGAATTACTTAAGAAAGATAGAATACTTGGGTAATGCTTTAGCATTGGCTGACTGGGATATGAGAGTATATATGCCTAAAAAGGGTGTTGACTCCAGAAGTGAAATGATTTCATACATATCCGGTGAGATATATAAGCTACAGACTTCAGATGAAATGAGAGAATATCTGGAGTATTTTGAAGGGGTAGAAGGCTTGGATGAAGTAACCAGGGCCATGGTTAAGAACTGCAGAAAGAATTATGACCAGACTAAAAAAATCCCGGAAGAAAGATACAGGGAGTTTGTAAAAGTGGCCTCTAAGTCCGGAATGGCTTGGGAAGAAGCTAAGGAGAAGGGAGACTTTTCAATCTTTCAGCCCTGCCTGGAAAAGGTAGTAGATTTCAAAAGAGAATTTATAGGTTACTGGGGATATAAGGGGGATAAGTACAATACTCTACTTGACCTTTATGAACCAGGTATAACCGTAGAAAAGCTCGATGAAGTTTTTGGAAAGCTAAGAGACGGTATAGTAAATATATTGGAAAAGATTAAGGAAAGTAAGGGTGAGATAAAATCAGACTTCTTCAACAAGCACTTTCCTAAAGAACAGCAGGAAGCTTTTAGCGTAATGATTCTGAAGAAGCTTGGCTATGACTTTGATGCAGGAAGACTGGATGAGAGCGTACATCCTTTTACCACTGATTTCGGCAACAAGGATGTAAGAATAACAACTCACTATTATGAAAATGAATTTAGAAGTGCCTTGTTTAGTTGTATCCATGAAGGTGGCCACGGCATATATGAGCAGGATATACCTGATGAGTTAGAGGGAACACTTCTAGATACCGGTGCTTCTATGGGTATACATGAGTCTCAATCAAGATTCTATGAAAATATTATTGGCAGAAGCCTGGAATTTTGGAAGTACTTCTATCCTGAGGCTCAAAAAAGCTTCAGCCAGTTTGAAGGAGTATCTCTGGAGGACTTTTATAAGGGGATAAATAAGGTAAAACCTTCATTAATAAGAACAGAAGCTGATGAGCTTACCTATAGTCTTCATGTAATAATAAGATATGAGATTGAAAAGGAACTGGTAAATGGAAGAGTTGAGGTTAAAGACCTTCCTGAGATTTGGAATGAAAAGTACAAGGAATATTTAGGAGTTGAACCTTCAAACGATTCAGAGGGTGTGCTTCAGGATGTTCACTGGTCTGATGGAAGCTTTGGCTACTTCCCAAGCTATGCCTTAGGTAATCTCTACGGAGCTCAATTCTTAAATAAAATGCTTAAGGATATACCTGATTTTTATGGCAAAATTGAAGCGGGAGATTTCAAAGCTATTCATCGATGGCTTATAGAAAATGTTCACAAGCACGGCGCTGTTTATGAGCCTGCAGAACTCATAAAGAAGGTAACCGGTGAAGAATTAAAGGCTGACTACTTCATAGAGTATTTATATAATAAATACAGTAAGATATACAACTTTTAA
- a CDS encoding D-2-hydroxyacid dehydrogenase, with the protein MYRALITDGMEAKAVEKLRSLGYEVVEQYYEPEVLGEVLQEFDVLVVRSATKVRKNIIDKALEKPRLKLIIRGGVGVDNIDVAYAMERGIKVTNTPNASSASVAELALAHMFALARFVNISNVTMRDGKWEKKKYEGIELAGKTLGLIGFGRIARELAKKASALGMKVVYYDIVGKIEGYDCCVYCSFEDVLKRADFLSLHIPLDKQKGTIIGKDEIAIMKEGAYLINCARGGVVCEEALLEALNSGKLAGAGIDVFVEEPTKNEALLSHRNVSATPHIGAQTIEAQTRIGEEIVNIIDDFFRNSVI; encoded by the coding sequence ATGTATAGGGCATTAATTACTGATGGTATGGAGGCTAAGGCTGTAGAGAAACTTAGATCCTTGGGCTATGAGGTTGTGGAGCAATACTATGAGCCTGAAGTACTTGGGGAAGTGCTTCAGGAATTTGACGTGTTAGTTGTCAGGTCTGCAACGAAGGTTAGAAAGAATATAATTGATAAAGCGTTAGAAAAGCCAAGGCTAAAGCTCATTATCAGAGGTGGGGTAGGAGTGGACAACATTGATGTTGCCTATGCTATGGAGAGAGGTATAAAGGTTACAAACACTCCAAATGCCAGCAGTGCATCTGTGGCAGAGTTGGCCCTTGCTCACATGTTTGCACTGGCCAGATTTGTTAATATCTCTAATGTAACAATGAGGGACGGAAAATGGGAAAAGAAAAAGTACGAGGGAATTGAGCTTGCCGGAAAAACCCTGGGACTTATAGGCTTTGGAAGAATCGCAAGAGAGCTTGCCAAGAAGGCCAGTGCTCTTGGAATGAAGGTAGTTTATTACGATATTGTGGGTAAAATTGAAGGTTATGACTGCTGTGTATACTGCAGCTTTGAGGACGTACTAAAAAGAGCGGACTTCCTATCCCTTCATATTCCGCTAGACAAGCAGAAGGGGACCATTATCGGCAAGGATGAGATAGCAATTATGAAGGAAGGGGCATACCTCATAAACTGTGCCAGAGGTGGAGTTGTATGCGAAGAGGCACTTCTTGAAGCACTGAATAGTGGCAAGCTTGCAGGAGCAGGTATAGATGTATTTGTAGAAGAACCAACTAAGAATGAAGCTCTATTAAGTCATAGAAATGTATCCGCAACTCCACATATAGGAGCCCAGACTATAGAAGCTCAAACCAGAATTGGTGAAGAAATAGTTAATATAATTGATGACTTTTTTCGCAACTCTGTTATATAA